In a single window of the Streptomyces sp. NBC_00094 genome:
- a CDS encoding ScbR family autoregulator-binding transcription factor — MVKQERAERTLRRIISGAAEQFERNGYFGTSLDDITRAAGVSKGAFYFHFSSKEQVAAAVVEIAQERFEDVMTEQPCGPSDSPVQHLIDITHRLNQLLHLEPVMRAAVRLQREWPQDRAPKFDHYKLWHETAAHHFELAASRRELREGAPKNSACALASATLFSLEAYSRTSESTDETEQQLADLWEVLLPAITPMDVVDAYRTSPPEECVEPELSHQL, encoded by the coding sequence ATGGTCAAGCAGGAGCGCGCGGAGCGCACGCTGCGCCGGATCATCTCCGGCGCGGCCGAGCAATTCGAGCGCAACGGCTATTTCGGGACGAGCCTGGACGACATCACCCGCGCCGCGGGAGTGTCCAAGGGGGCGTTCTACTTCCACTTCTCCTCGAAGGAGCAAGTGGCCGCCGCCGTCGTGGAGATCGCCCAGGAGCGGTTCGAGGACGTGATGACGGAGCAACCCTGCGGGCCCTCGGACTCCCCGGTCCAGCACCTGATCGACATCACGCACCGGCTCAACCAGCTGCTGCACCTGGAGCCGGTCATGCGCGCCGCGGTACGACTGCAGCGGGAGTGGCCGCAGGACAGGGCGCCGAAGTTCGACCACTACAAGCTCTGGCACGAGACCGCCGCGCACCACTTCGAGCTGGCGGCGAGCCGGCGTGAGCTGCGGGAGGGCGCACCGAAGAACTCGGCGTGCGCGCTGGCGTCGGCGACGCTGTTCTCACTGGAGGCGTACAGCCGGACGAGTGAGTCGACCGACGAGACCGAGCAGCAGCTGGCCGACCTGTGGGAGGTCCTGCTGCCGGCGATCACGCCGATGGACGTCGTCGACGCGTACCGCACCTCCCCTCCCGAGGAGTGCGTGGAGCCGGAGCTCAGTCACCAGCTCTGA
- a CDS encoding ScbR family autoregulator-binding transcription factor: MARQERAEVTRSAILEGAARAFEKAGFAGTSLSDIVGEAGVTKGALYFHFASKEELAQAVIEEQFSVWDDVPALDLPGVQTVIDLLHGMAEQLQASIRVRAAIRLVVDQSSSTGANADPYVKWIDLIRNCFAQAQGRGDIRADVDVESAANLIVGCWTGLQLSSQVLTGRKDLNERTTQMWQVMLPGLVPVRRLGRFLPEGTGRSALVAGAAGQ; the protein is encoded by the coding sequence ATGGCCAGGCAGGAACGAGCGGAAGTCACACGGAGTGCCATCCTCGAAGGGGCCGCACGAGCGTTTGAGAAGGCGGGGTTCGCGGGGACGAGTCTGAGCGACATCGTCGGTGAGGCCGGTGTCACCAAGGGTGCTCTCTACTTCCACTTCGCCTCGAAGGAGGAGCTGGCCCAGGCGGTCATCGAGGAGCAGTTCTCCGTCTGGGACGACGTTCCCGCGCTCGACCTCCCGGGCGTCCAGACGGTCATCGACCTGCTGCACGGCATGGCCGAACAGCTCCAGGCGAGCATCCGGGTGCGGGCGGCGATCCGCCTCGTGGTCGACCAGAGCTCGTCGACGGGCGCGAACGCGGACCCCTACGTCAAGTGGATCGACCTCATCCGCAACTGCTTCGCCCAGGCCCAGGGGCGGGGCGACATCCGGGCCGATGTCGACGTGGAGTCCGCCGCGAATCTGATCGTCGGCTGCTGGACCGGTCTGCAGCTTTCGTCCCAGGTGCTGACCGGCCGAAAGGACCTCAATGAGCGGACCACGCAGATGTGGCAGGTGATGCTGCCGGGTCTGGTGCCGGTGCGCCGCCTCGGCCGCTTCCTGCCCGAGGGCACCGGCCGGTCCGCGCTCGTGGCAGGCGCGGCCGGACAGTAG
- a CDS encoding AfsR/SARP family transcriptional regulator, producing the protein MGGFNQRATAGFLLLHANEIIPTSKLMHALWGYEAPTTSRKMIQNAVSGLRKILEQQLDPAAPVTLTTCAPGYRLTVDEEQLDLFRFHRLVGQGRSRLAAGQRESGLADLRAALALWRGPALADLSEAGVAWPELAALQGVRLSVFEDCVQESLDQGRHHEILGELQQAAAAEPAGERLCGLLMLALYRCGRQHDALAAYQRTRTVLLDFFGLDPGRELRELEHAILNHDVTLTHDAGPRWSRTVPRQPTTSAQAKVEAQAEAEPVGAGAGSGGGTGVHRCSRLRTTGNLGRRPLRSLRYRGV; encoded by the coding sequence ATGGGTGGATTCAATCAGCGGGCCACCGCCGGTTTTCTCCTGCTGCACGCGAACGAAATCATCCCCACCAGCAAGCTCATGCACGCGCTCTGGGGATACGAGGCGCCCACCACCTCGCGGAAGATGATTCAGAACGCGGTCTCGGGTCTGCGCAAGATCCTCGAGCAGCAGCTGGACCCCGCCGCACCGGTCACCCTGACGACCTGCGCCCCCGGCTACCGGCTGACGGTCGACGAAGAGCAGCTGGACCTCTTCCGGTTCCACCGTCTCGTCGGGCAGGGCCGTTCCCGACTGGCCGCCGGACAGCGGGAGTCGGGCCTCGCCGACCTGCGGGCGGCGCTCGCCCTCTGGCGCGGCCCCGCGCTCGCCGACCTCTCCGAGGCCGGCGTCGCCTGGCCCGAGCTCGCGGCGCTGCAGGGCGTGCGGCTCTCCGTCTTCGAGGACTGCGTCCAGGAGTCGCTCGACCAGGGGCGGCATCACGAGATCCTCGGCGAGCTGCAGCAGGCGGCGGCCGCCGAGCCGGCCGGTGAGCGGCTCTGCGGGCTGCTGATGCTGGCGCTGTACCGGTGCGGCCGGCAGCACGACGCGCTCGCGGCGTACCAGCGCACCCGTACCGTCCTGCTCGACTTCTTCGGCCTCGACCCCGGCCGGGAGCTGCGCGAGCTCGAGCACGCCATCCTCAACCACGACGTGACCCTCACGCACGACGCGGGCCCGCGCTGGTCGCGGACGGTTCCGCGGCAGCCGACGACCTCGGCCCAGGCGAAGGTGGAGGCCCAGGCCGAGGCGGAGCCGGTGGGCGCGGGGGCCGGTTCCGGAGGCGGGACCGGGGTGCACCGGTGCAGCAGGCTCCGGACGACGGGCAACCTGGGGCGCCGGCCGCTGCGTTCGCTGCGCTACCGGGGTGTGTAG
- a CDS encoding helix-turn-helix domain-containing protein codes for MALLDMAATRLARDEAAPLEEFLDRVSGKWTIRILSGLRRPRRFTELERSLDGISRRMLTLTLRNLERDGLVVRTVFPTVPPKVEYALSPLGAELLDSLTPLTAWVERNRSTLEAARSAYRERAAA; via the coding sequence ATGGCTCTCTTAGACATGGCGGCCACGCGGCTGGCGCGGGACGAAGCGGCCCCGCTGGAGGAGTTCCTCGACCGCGTGAGCGGCAAGTGGACGATCCGGATCCTCTCCGGCCTGCGCCGGCCGCGCCGCTTCACCGAACTGGAGCGGTCGCTGGACGGGATCAGCCGGCGGATGCTCACCCTGACGCTGCGCAACCTGGAACGGGACGGTCTGGTGGTGCGGACCGTCTTCCCGACGGTCCCGCCCAAGGTCGAGTACGCGCTCAGCCCCCTCGGCGCCGAGCTGCTGGATTCGCTCACGCCGCTGACGGCCTGGGTGGAGCGCAACCGCTCCACCCTGGAGGCCGCGCGCAGCGCCTACCGGGAGCGGGCCGCGGCCTGA
- a CDS encoding LuxR family transcriptional regulator: MPTVGTCRTSRTGGWPVELVERAEQAMHLKQLMTECAAKRGRVVLLDGASGSGKTELLHRVAEHAAYGGGLVLRAACARAERALPFGVLGQLLRSAPIADEQSREIHGLLHRAVTEAAVDPSEAGRPPTIGVELAHTLHEVAQAVLRLAEDNPVFLGIDDIRHADRHSLDCLLYLARRIGSARIMLVLTDDPELPDSSPMFRTELLDQPHAQRMSLTPLTEAGVVSFLAAHIDRPTAERLAPEFQAVADGNLLLLHALLEDHRATGGVRPGGYGRAVLRQLSRVDPPVAAAARALAVLDKAATPERIARLTGADAARTEAALRTLTACGLVSGLSFRHEVARRAVLDELPAGGRTALTVKAAELLYEQGSPAPETARLLVEAGAPAGEWSVDVLLEAAEQELIAGRTHHATAALEAALVARAEPGAQHAAIEARLVQVRRLSDPATAEHHLAALADAARSGHLDPVNTIDLIRQLLWQGRTADAGELLERLRGTELEPHGEAAALLHDTEQWIAWTHPTLAKRGRRPQEAARTADVAARRTDPWRRPTALLADALVNGRAHQVVERAEQVLRDRGPSYDITWPEEPALLALGVLLAADRPDAAAWCDRLLGEGHTPYSPTWMALLSSARAQAAVGLGDLTGAVDHAQLATDHITPNAWGVAIGVPLGSLVLATTRMGHYDETEAYLTRAVPQAMFQTRYGLYYLHARGQFHLATGHHHAALADFLACGERMREWGIDVPGIVPWRTSAAEAWLELGNREQAGRLAYDQLGRPGTNGARPRALALRVLAAGGPVGRRPQMLTEALDLFEQVGDRYEQTRVLADLSNAYYELGDSRRARTHARRARHLVGMCGAAPLGEVLLSFGDESDEPAGPGTGNSDGALLTGSERRVAALAVGGYTNREIATKLFITPSTVEQHLTRVYRKLGVRCRKDLPVELTVGGAEALQVGAEQDA; encoded by the coding sequence ATGCCAACCGTTGGAACCTGCAGAACTTCCAGAACTGGAGGGTGGCCAGTGGAACTGGTCGAACGCGCTGAACAGGCAATGCATCTGAAACAATTGATGACGGAATGTGCCGCGAAGAGAGGGAGGGTCGTCCTGCTGGACGGTGCCTCCGGCAGCGGCAAGACCGAGCTGCTGCACCGGGTCGCCGAGCACGCCGCGTACGGCGGTGGTCTCGTCCTGCGCGCTGCCTGTGCCCGCGCGGAGCGCGCCCTGCCGTTCGGTGTGCTGGGCCAGTTGCTGCGCAGCGCCCCGATCGCCGACGAACAGTCGCGCGAGATACACGGGTTGCTGCACCGTGCGGTCACCGAGGCCGCCGTGGACCCGTCGGAGGCCGGCCGGCCCCCGACCATCGGCGTGGAGCTGGCGCACACCCTCCACGAGGTGGCCCAGGCGGTCCTGCGGCTCGCCGAGGACAACCCTGTCTTCCTCGGCATCGACGACATCCGTCACGCCGACCGGCACTCCTTGGACTGCCTCCTCTACCTGGCCCGCAGGATCGGTTCGGCACGCATCATGCTCGTGCTGACCGACGACCCGGAACTTCCGGACAGCAGCCCGATGTTCCGCACGGAACTGCTCGACCAGCCGCACGCGCAGCGGATGTCGCTCACCCCGCTGACCGAGGCGGGCGTGGTGTCCTTCCTCGCCGCGCACATCGACCGGCCGACGGCCGAGCGGCTCGCGCCGGAGTTCCAGGCCGTCGCCGACGGCAACCTGCTGCTCCTGCACGCCCTTCTCGAGGACCACCGCGCCACCGGCGGCGTCCGCCCCGGCGGCTACGGCCGCGCCGTGCTGCGCCAGCTCAGCCGGGTGGACCCCCCGGTGGCCGCCGCCGCCCGGGCGCTCGCCGTCCTGGACAAGGCCGCCACCCCCGAGCGGATCGCTCGCCTGACCGGCGCCGACGCGGCCAGGACCGAAGCCGCTCTGCGGACGCTCACCGCCTGTGGACTGGTCTCCGGACTGTCCTTCCGGCACGAGGTGGCCCGCCGGGCCGTCCTCGACGAACTGCCCGCCGGTGGACGCACGGCCCTCACCGTCAAGGCCGCCGAGCTGCTGTACGAGCAGGGCTCCCCGGCGCCGGAGACCGCGCGTCTCCTCGTCGAGGCGGGTGCCCCGGCAGGCGAGTGGAGCGTCGACGTCCTCCTCGAAGCGGCCGAGCAGGAGCTCATCGCCGGCCGCACCCACCATGCGACCGCGGCGCTCGAAGCGGCGCTCGTGGCCCGCGCCGAACCCGGCGCGCAGCACGCGGCGATCGAGGCCAGGCTGGTCCAGGTGCGCAGGCTCTCGGACCCGGCGACGGCCGAGCACCACCTGGCCGCCCTCGCGGACGCCGCCCGCTCGGGTCACCTGGACCCGGTCAACACCATCGACCTGATCCGGCAGCTCCTGTGGCAGGGGAGGACGGCCGACGCCGGCGAGCTCCTGGAGCGGCTGCGCGGCACCGAACTGGAGCCGCACGGCGAGGCCGCGGCCCTCCTGCACGACACCGAGCAGTGGATCGCCTGGACCCACCCGACCCTGGCCAAGCGCGGCCGTCGGCCCCAGGAGGCGGCCCGCACCGCGGACGTCGCCGCACGGCGCACCGATCCGTGGCGCCGGCCCACCGCCCTCCTGGCGGACGCGCTCGTCAACGGCCGCGCCCACCAGGTCGTGGAGCGGGCCGAGCAGGTCCTGCGGGACCGGGGACCCAGCTACGACATCACCTGGCCCGAGGAGCCCGCGCTGCTCGCGCTCGGCGTGCTGCTCGCCGCGGACCGCCCCGACGCCGCCGCCTGGTGCGACCGGCTGCTCGGCGAGGGCCACACCCCGTACTCCCCGACCTGGATGGCGCTGCTCTCCTCGGCCCGCGCCCAGGCGGCCGTCGGGCTCGGCGACCTGACCGGCGCCGTCGACCACGCCCAGCTGGCCACCGACCACATCACCCCGAACGCCTGGGGAGTCGCCATCGGCGTCCCGCTGGGGAGCCTGGTCCTCGCGACCACGCGGATGGGCCACTACGACGAGACGGAGGCGTACCTCACCCGGGCCGTCCCGCAGGCGATGTTCCAGACCCGGTACGGGCTGTACTACCTGCACGCCCGAGGCCAGTTCCACCTGGCCACCGGGCACCACCACGCCGCCCTGGCCGACTTCCTGGCCTGCGGCGAGCGGATGCGCGAGTGGGGCATCGACGTGCCCGGCATCGTGCCCTGGCGGACCAGCGCCGCCGAGGCCTGGCTGGAGCTCGGCAACCGCGAGCAGGCGGGACGGCTGGCCTACGACCAGCTGGGCCGCCCGGGCACCAACGGCGCCCGCCCCAGGGCCCTGGCGCTCCGGGTGCTCGCGGCCGGCGGCCCGGTGGGCCGACGCCCGCAGATGCTCACCGAGGCGCTCGACCTGTTCGAGCAGGTCGGTGACCGCTACGAGCAGACCAGGGTGCTGGCCGACCTCAGCAACGCGTACTACGAGCTCGGGGACAGCCGCCGGGCCAGGACCCACGCGCGCCGCGCCCGCCACCTGGTGGGCATGTGCGGAGCCGCGCCGCTCGGCGAGGTGCTCCTGTCCTTCGGCGACGAGAGCGACGAGCCGGCCGGCCCCGGCACGGGGAACTCCGATGGCGCGCTGCTCACCGGCTCCGAGCGGCGGGTCGCCGCGCTCGCGGTCGGCGGGTACACGAACAGGGAGATCGCCACGAAGCTGTTCATCACGCCGAGCACGGTGGAGCAGCACCTCACCCGCGTCTACCGCAAGCTGGGCGTGCGCTGCCGCAAGGACCTCCCGGTCGAACTGACCGTGGGCGGGGCGGAAGCGCTGCAGGTGGGGGCCGAGCAGGACGCGTGA
- a CDS encoding NAD(P)/FAD-dependent oxidoreductase, producing the protein MAGGTTGAESDSGVVIVGAGVAGVQTAVALREKGYTGRVRLVGAERHRPYDRPPLSKSVLQGKEGDATFAVDYAGLGIELLLGVEAKGLRPGARELDTSEGPLGYEALVLATGAEPVRLPGVEERPGVHLLRTVDDAERLRPVLEARQDVVVVGAGWIGAEFATAAREAGCRVTVVEAARRPLAGALPAAVAAPMARWFDEAGAELRTDVRVTGVEPGSVTLSDGSRLAADAVVVGIGARPATGWLTGSGITLGERGEVLADDRLRASAEGVYAVGDCASFPSALFGERLLVQHWDNAFHGPRTVAAGIVAAGARDGSEPQDAADVAYDPVPYFWSEQFGRFVQYAGHHSSADTTLWRGDPDGEAWSVCWLRERRLVAVLSVGRPRDLAQGRRLIASGTRLMPSAVADADVPLKSAKEIGADH; encoded by the coding sequence GTGGCAGGAGGAACGACAGGGGCGGAGTCCGACTCGGGCGTCGTCATCGTCGGCGCGGGCGTGGCCGGGGTGCAGACCGCGGTGGCGCTGCGCGAGAAGGGGTACACCGGGCGGGTCCGGCTGGTCGGCGCCGAGCGCCACAGGCCGTACGACCGGCCGCCGCTGTCCAAGTCGGTGCTCCAGGGCAAGGAGGGCGACGCGACCTTCGCGGTCGACTACGCGGGGCTCGGCATCGAGCTGCTGCTCGGCGTCGAGGCCAAGGGCCTGCGGCCCGGGGCGCGCGAGCTGGACACCTCCGAGGGCCCGCTCGGCTACGAGGCGCTGGTCCTCGCGACCGGCGCGGAGCCGGTACGGCTGCCGGGCGTCGAGGAGCGGCCCGGGGTGCACCTGCTGCGTACCGTCGACGACGCGGAGCGGCTGCGGCCGGTGCTGGAGGCACGGCAGGACGTCGTGGTCGTCGGGGCCGGCTGGATCGGCGCCGAGTTCGCCACGGCGGCCCGCGAGGCCGGTTGCCGGGTGACCGTGGTGGAGGCGGCGCGCCGGCCGCTGGCGGGGGCGCTGCCCGCCGCCGTGGCCGCGCCGATGGCCCGCTGGTTCGACGAGGCCGGGGCGGAGCTCCGTACCGATGTTCGCGTGACGGGTGTGGAGCCGGGCAGCGTGACGCTCTCCGACGGCTCCCGGCTGGCGGCCGACGCGGTCGTCGTCGGCATCGGCGCCCGGCCCGCCACCGGCTGGCTGACCGGGTCCGGCATCACGCTCGGCGAGCGCGGCGAGGTCCTCGCCGACGACCGGCTGCGCGCCTCCGCGGAGGGTGTGTACGCGGTCGGGGACTGCGCCTCGTTCCCTTCGGCGCTCTTCGGCGAGCGACTGCTCGTCCAGCACTGGGACAACGCGTTCCACGGCCCCCGTACGGTCGCGGCCGGCATCGTCGCCGCCGGGGCGCGGGACGGCTCCGAGCCGCAGGACGCGGCGGACGTCGCGTACGACCCGGTTCCCTACTTCTGGTCCGAGCAGTTCGGGCGCTTCGTGCAGTACGCGGGGCACCACTCCTCGGCCGACACCACGCTGTGGCGCGGCGACCCGGACGGGGAGGCGTGGAGCGTGTGCTGGCTGCGGGAGCGGCGGCTGGTGGCGGTGCTCTCGGTGGGACGGCCGCGAGACCTGGCGCAGGGGCGCCGACTGATCGCCTCAGGGACGCGGTTGATGCCCTCGGCGGTCGCGGACGCGGACGTTCCGTTGAAATCGGCCAAGGAAATTGGCGCAGATCACTAA
- a CDS encoding ScbA/BarX family gamma-butyrolactone biosynthesis protein, whose protein sequence is MRVATLIKSMDNSTENVTPDESDLFLQTVPRTYVHRAGVAEVFVTGIQQIGPDHFRLGAQWPRSHSYYGPVARRWHDPMLLAETIRQAQLLIAHQAYDVPMGHQFLSHDATHAIAPEGARLRDRPAHVLLDVRCTDIKRRGKTVSGYVTRIDCLRDGELIGSGSMTVTCLPPNLYRRIRGSACENTPQRNLPEPVAPEAVGRHWGFDVVLGVTGVNRTWTLRADPDHPVLFDHPVDHVPGMVLMEAARQASLAVLERPDALAVAMDCVFDQYVEFDKTCVVTATQATPGPGGSHTVAVEFAQGGAIAATINVTAIAS, encoded by the coding sequence ATGCGCGTTGCGACACTCATCAAGAGCATGGACAACTCGACAGAAAACGTCACACCCGACGAATCCGACCTCTTCCTGCAGACCGTCCCGCGCACCTATGTGCACCGGGCCGGCGTGGCCGAGGTCTTCGTCACCGGAATCCAGCAGATCGGACCCGACCACTTCCGGCTCGGAGCCCAGTGGCCCCGCAGCCACAGCTACTACGGTCCCGTGGCCCGTCGCTGGCACGACCCGATGCTGCTGGCGGAAACGATCCGGCAGGCTCAGCTCCTCATCGCCCACCAGGCCTACGACGTGCCCATGGGCCACCAGTTCCTCTCCCACGACGCCACCCACGCGATCGCACCGGAGGGCGCCCGGCTCCGCGACCGCCCGGCACACGTGCTGCTCGACGTGCGCTGCACCGACATCAAGCGGCGCGGCAAGACCGTCAGCGGCTACGTCACCCGGATCGACTGCCTGCGCGACGGTGAACTCATCGGCTCGGGCTCGATGACCGTGACCTGCCTGCCGCCCAACCTCTACCGCAGGATCCGCGGCAGCGCCTGCGAGAACACCCCTCAGCGCAACCTCCCCGAGCCCGTCGCCCCCGAGGCGGTCGGCCGGCACTGGGGCTTCGACGTGGTGCTCGGCGTGACCGGGGTCAACAGGACGTGGACGCTGCGCGCCGACCCCGACCACCCGGTGCTCTTCGACCACCCGGTCGACCACGTGCCCGGCATGGTCCTGATGGAGGCCGCACGACAGGCCTCGCTCGCCGTCCTGGAGCGGCCCGACGCGCTCGCCGTCGCCATGGACTGCGTCTTCGACCAGTACGTCGAGTTCGACAAGACCTGTGTGGTCACCGCGACCCAGGCCACTCCGGGACCGGGGGGCTCCCACACCGTGGCCGTCGAGTTCGCCCAGGGCGGCGCCATCGCCGCCACCATCAACGTCACCGCGATAGCGAGTTGA
- a CDS encoding NAD(P)-dependent oxidoreductase, translating into MILVLGGTGFIGGAVVRELLRPLPGTTPGSTTRSTPGSVPGSPLGSLSGSPLGPVPGSDVRVLTRRPLPGWMTDAGVRAIPGDLSDPASLYGCCEGVDTVLHMASYVGRDPALCTAVNDIGTRALAQAAQQAGTERILYVSTASVYGSGPHRGATEGQLTPNPASAASASRLRAEQTVLERGGIVLRPHLVYGPGDQWFVPLLCRLLRKVPVWAEGGSARTSLVGVRDLARAIAVFASSDWSADQGSVYHVNHPRPVTLRSVVARLCQGLGIPQPDMDLPRSAHLELSTRALPQLSAHQHALLTVDHYYESSRIWNRLSLDPGPGFGAGLAAGLPWYRKHLAELRIA; encoded by the coding sequence GTGATCCTTGTTCTCGGAGGTACCGGATTCATCGGTGGTGCGGTGGTCAGGGAGCTGTTGAGGCCCTTACCCGGAACCACCCCGGGATCCACCACTCGCTCCACCCCCGGATCCGTTCCCGGATCCCCCCTCGGATCCCTCTCCGGATCCCCCCTCGGACCCGTTCCCGGATCCGACGTGCGTGTGCTGACCCGGCGCCCGCTGCCCGGCTGGATGACCGATGCCGGAGTGCGCGCCATACCGGGCGACCTGTCTGATCCGGCAAGCCTGTACGGCTGCTGCGAAGGCGTCGACACCGTTCTCCACATGGCCAGTTACGTCGGCCGCGACCCCGCTCTGTGTACGGCGGTCAACGACATCGGCACCCGGGCGCTGGCGCAGGCCGCGCAACAGGCGGGCACCGAACGCATCCTGTACGTGTCGACCGCCTCGGTCTACGGCAGCGGTCCCCATCGCGGCGCCACCGAAGGCCAGTTGACGCCCAACCCCGCCTCCGCTGCGAGCGCCTCACGGCTCCGCGCCGAGCAGACCGTCCTGGAGCGCGGCGGGATCGTGCTCCGCCCCCACCTGGTGTACGGACCGGGTGACCAGTGGTTCGTGCCCCTGCTGTGCCGACTGCTGCGCAAGGTGCCCGTATGGGCCGAGGGCGGCAGCGCCCGTACCTCCTTGGTCGGAGTCCGTGATCTGGCGCGTGCGATCGCCGTCTTCGCATCGTCGGACTGGTCCGCCGACCAGGGCAGTGTCTACCACGTCAACCACCCGCGCCCGGTCACCCTGCGCTCCGTGGTGGCCCGGCTCTGCCAGGGGCTCGGCATCCCGCAGCCCGACATGGACCTGCCGCGCTCGGCGCACCTGGAACTGTCCACGCGCGCCCTGCCGCAGCTCTCCGCCCACCAGCACGCCCTGCTCACCGTGGACCACTACTACGAGAGCAGCCGTATCTGGAACCGGCTCTCGCTGGATCCCGGGCCGGGCTTCGGCGCCGGCCTCGCCGCCGGACTGCCGTGGTACCGCAAGCACCTGGCGGAGCTCCGCATCGCCTGA
- a CDS encoding thioesterase II family protein, whose amino-acid sequence MKATATCSQQWIRRYHPKPERRITLVALPHAGGSASYFHPLSKALGPDVEMLAVQYPGRQERRHEAPVEDIGELADRIMEALMPWDGPVALFGHSMGATVAFEVARRYEAAGTPLAALIVSARRAPSATRDERYHELDDEAMLREMKVLGGSDAALLLDEELVRLTLPVLRSDFRAVSAYRCTDTTPLTCPVTALVGAADPRVSADEVRAWARHTDGAFQLKVFSGGHFYLADHQQAVTDLIRTTLTPHMQ is encoded by the coding sequence ATGAAGGCCACGGCCACTTGCTCCCAGCAGTGGATCCGGCGCTACCACCCCAAGCCGGAGCGCCGCATCACGCTGGTCGCCCTGCCCCACGCCGGCGGATCCGCCAGCTACTTCCACCCGCTGTCCAAGGCGCTCGGCCCCGACGTCGAGATGCTCGCCGTGCAGTACCCCGGCCGGCAGGAACGCCGGCACGAGGCGCCGGTGGAGGACATAGGGGAGCTGGCCGACCGCATCATGGAGGCCCTGATGCCGTGGGACGGGCCCGTCGCCCTGTTCGGGCACAGCATGGGCGCGACCGTCGCGTTCGAGGTGGCGCGCCGCTACGAGGCGGCCGGCACGCCGCTCGCCGCACTGATCGTCTCGGCCCGCAGGGCCCCCTCGGCCACCCGTGACGAGCGGTACCACGAGCTCGACGACGAGGCGATGCTGAGGGAGATGAAGGTGCTCGGCGGCAGCGACGCCGCACTCCTCCTCGACGAGGAGCTGGTCCGCCTCACCCTGCCGGTGCTGCGCAGCGACTTCAGGGCGGTCTCCGCCTACCGGTGCACCGACACCACCCCGCTGACCTGCCCCGTCACCGCGCTGGTCGGCGCGGCCGACCCGCGCGTGAGCGCCGACGAAGTGCGGGCCTGGGCCCGGCACACCGACGGCGCGTTCCAGCTGAAGGTCTTCAGCGGAGGTCACTTCTACCTGGCCGACCACCAGCAGGCCGTGACCGACCTGATCCGCACCACCCTCACCCCCCACATGCAGTGA
- a CDS encoding ROK family protein — protein MSQLGIDVGGTKVALRLERQDAPDGEGTRQTVLRWPEPAALGTDLAVLAEAVAAVGVDPDDPVTSVGVAMPATLDRAGRVRGWPNRPFWQGLDLGEALAELLPGATVRTADDGDLAALAEADAADCRDLVHIGVGTGIGGGIVLDGRISPGTARGSCEVGHLIVDRAGERCDCGRHGCVQSVASGRAVLRRASARLDRPVDFDELRTAWLDSTAWAVEVVTDGADAVATAIVGLCELTHPQLVTVGGGFAAGLPGYVDAVTRRAAELARPAGPDVRIAPAALGGMSSLDGAVLLARA, from the coding sequence GTGAGTCAGCTGGGAATTGACGTGGGGGGCACCAAGGTCGCACTCCGCCTCGAACGTCAGGACGCCCCGGACGGGGAAGGGACACGGCAGACCGTGCTCCGCTGGCCCGAGCCCGCCGCCCTCGGCACCGACCTCGCGGTCCTCGCCGAAGCCGTCGCCGCCGTGGGCGTCGACCCGGACGACCCGGTGACCTCGGTGGGCGTGGCGATGCCCGCGACCCTCGACCGGGCGGGCCGGGTGCGCGGCTGGCCGAACCGCCCGTTCTGGCAGGGACTCGACCTGGGGGAGGCGCTGGCGGAGCTGCTGCCCGGCGCCACCGTGCGGACCGCCGACGACGGCGACCTCGCGGCGCTCGCCGAGGCGGACGCGGCGGACTGCCGCGACCTCGTCCACATCGGGGTCGGCACCGGCATCGGCGGGGGCATCGTCCTGGACGGCCGCATCAGCCCCGGGACCGCACGCGGCTCCTGCGAGGTCGGCCATCTGATCGTCGACCGGGCGGGGGAGCGGTGCGACTGCGGCCGACACGGCTGCGTCCAGTCCGTGGCCTCGGGCCGCGCGGTCCTGCGCCGCGCCTCGGCCCGCCTGGACCGGCCCGTGGACTTCGACGAACTGCGCACCGCCTGGCTCGACTCCACCGCCTGGGCGGTGGAGGTGGTCACCGACGGCGCCGACGCGGTGGCGACCGCGATCGTCGGCCTGTGTGAACTGACCCACCCTCAACTCGTGACCGTGGGCGGCGGATTCGCCGCAGGACTGCCCGGCTACGTCGACGCGGTGACCCGCCGTGCCGCGGAGCTGGCCCGCCCGGCGGGCCCCGACGTCCGGATCGCCCCCGCCGCCCTGGGCGGCATGTCGTCACTGGACGGCGCGGTCCTGCTCGCCCGCGCGTAG